Proteins from a genomic interval of Rhodothermales bacterium:
- a CDS encoding ketoacyl-ACP synthase III, whose protein sequence is MPHAAITAVGHFLPEDKLTNADLEKLVDTSDEWIRTRTGIRERRILKDPDKATSYMAARAAEDVLRKAGVTAEEVDAIIVGTVTPDMFFPATAALVQAEIGATNAWGFDLSAACSGFLFGLSTGAKFIESGRHKKVLVIGADKMTSILDWTDRTTCVLFGDGAGAVLLEPAEDGLGIIDSIERTDGSNWDMLCMKGGGSLHPPTHETIDARMHYITQEGRSVFKYAVTGMADVAAEIMERNGLTGEDVRYLVPHQANLRIIDATARRMGITTDKVMLNIERYGNTTAATIPLCLADWEADLRKGDNIVLAAFGGGFTWGAAYLKWAYDTEEAA, encoded by the coding sequence ATGCCGCACGCAGCAATCACCGCGGTTGGTCACTTCCTGCCTGAAGACAAACTGACCAACGCGGACCTGGAGAAGCTGGTCGATACGTCGGATGAATGGATCCGAACCCGGACCGGCATCCGAGAGCGTCGCATCCTCAAGGATCCCGACAAGGCCACTTCCTATATGGCAGCTCGGGCCGCGGAAGACGTGCTTCGAAAAGCCGGCGTCACCGCTGAGGAGGTCGACGCAATCATCGTCGGCACAGTCACCCCGGACATGTTCTTCCCGGCAACCGCGGCGCTGGTGCAGGCAGAAATCGGTGCCACCAATGCGTGGGGCTTCGACCTGTCCGCCGCATGCAGCGGTTTCCTGTTTGGTCTGTCTACCGGCGCCAAGTTCATCGAATCCGGGAGGCACAAGAAGGTGCTCGTCATCGGAGCCGACAAGATGACTTCCATTCTCGACTGGACCGATCGCACCACCTGCGTGCTCTTCGGTGACGGGGCGGGCGCCGTCTTGTTGGAGCCTGCCGAGGATGGCCTCGGCATCATAGACTCCATCGAACGTACAGACGGGTCCAACTGGGACATGCTCTGCATGAAGGGCGGCGGCAGTCTGCACCCCCCGACGCATGAGACGATTGATGCCCGCATGCACTACATCACCCAGGAAGGGCGCTCGGTCTTCAAGTATGCCGTGACGGGCATGGCCGATGTGGCCGCGGAGATCATGGAGCGCAACGGGCTGACCGGCGAAGACGTGCGCTACCTGGTGCCCCACCAGGCAAACCTGCGCATCATTGATGCTACGGCACGCCGCATGGGGATCACGACCGACAAGGTCATGCTGAACATCGAGCGTTACGGCAATACGACTGCGGCCACGATCCCGCTGTGCCTGGCAGACTGGGAGGCGGATCTCCGCAAGGGGGACAACATCGTGCTGGCAGCCTTCGGTGGCGGATTTACCTGGGGCGCCGCCTACCTGAAGTGGGCCTACGACACGGAGGAGGCCGCCTGA